DNA sequence from the Vicia villosa cultivar HV-30 ecotype Madison, WI linkage group LG3, Vvil1.0, whole genome shotgun sequence genome:
TCTGTTGTTATTTCTATTCGATTCTCATTCTTATATCTCTCGTGTTTAGGTTTTTAATCAGTGTAAGAAATTTAGTTCAACGATAATATACTTGCCACCGCAATCATGGCGGATGTTTTAGTAATGAAAGAGATTGAAGACAAAGCGGCGTCTCTCGGAATTGATTTATCTACTATTGATCTCGATTCCATTCATCTCCCACACGGTGAAGACTGTGGCATATTGaggtatatatatttatttacttctCTCTTTTTTGTAAATTAAACCCTAGGAAGCAATGTTAAATTACTGATTCTAATGTTTGTGGTGTGCGATGTAGTGATGATGAAGAGGTTTTTCAAGAGGAGAATCTTGAGTTTGATACTGGTTTTGGCAACATTATAGTAGTGGATAATACTCCTGTTGTTACCAAAGAGAAATTTGCAAAGCTTGAAGGTGTTATTAGGAAGATTTTTAATCAGATGGGTGTTATTAAGGATGATGGCTTCTGGATGCCTGTTGATCCTGTCACTGAAAAGACAGTTGGTTACTGCTTCATTGAGTACAATACTCCTCAGGTAAAGGCCACttttttttaggttaaataaaatGTTTTGGTTATATTGGATGGAGATTGTTCTGATTTAATTCGACGTGGTGTTAATTTGGATGGTTATTTTAGGAAGCTGAGCTTGCGAAAGAGAAGGCCCAGGGATACAAgttggatcgttctcacatattTACTGTTAGTatgtttgatgattttgaccggTTTATGAGAGTGCCGGATGAGTGGGCTCCTCCTCCGAGAAAGGAATATGCCCCAGGGGTAATGATTATAGAATTACATTTTTTTACATCTTTGTATCATTTGTTGTTTTGCTTTAGTTTTTGCTTTCTTAAATTTATTGTTATGATGTAGTTATAtgattagtttagtttagttttgGGAGACAGTTACTACAGTTTGATACTATAATATTAGGATTATTGGAGGctatttgttaaatttttttaccCAAAATATATTGTCACCACCTTGCTTACAACTTGGttctgtttttcttttgttttgataGTAATTAAATGAAGGTAATTGCATGTTTTTTAATGGACTCCACTCCTAGTTGAATTCCACCTATGATTGGTTTACTTGTGTCATGATTTCTGACATCTTTGCCAGGAGATCTACTAGCATTTTATCAGTACTGATTATCTATGGCCTTCATTTCTCTCACAGGAAAATCTCCAACAATGGCTAACTGATGCTAAGGCCCGAGATCAGTTTGTGATTCGTGCTAGTTCAGATACGGAGGTTTTGTGGAATGATGCTAGGCATTTAAAGCCAGATCCTGTTTATAAACGTGCAGTAAGTGGACATCATATTCCAATGTTTTGTATTATTTGATATTTATCAATGCCCTTTGATTATCAATCTCTTCATCCCTGTacaatgttcatatatatatttttgaattacAGTTTTGGACTGAGAGTTTTGTACAATGGTCTCCTCTGGGCACATACTTGGCAACAGTTCACCGTCAGGGGGCAGCAGTCTGGGGAGGTGCTACAACCTTCAATCGTCTCATGCGTTACGCTCATCCCCAGGTCTTTTTTTGAGCTTTTCATTATGTTGTTTATACTATGTATTGTTTTATTTACATTAATTtatgttaataataatataaataacagGTGAAGCTAATTGATTTTTCACCTGGTGAGAAGTATTTGGTAACTTATAGCAGTCATGAACCAAGCAATCCCCGGGATGCTAATGTAAGTGTCCTCTCTTTTGCTGTTTCTTTTGAGTTTTTTGTGACATTGTATCTGACATCAACTTTCTTCCTCTAGAgggttataataaatatatttgatgTGAGAACTGGTAAAGTGATGAGAGATTTTAAGGGTAGTGCTGATGATTTCGCCATCGGAGGTACCGGGGGTGTCACTGGAGTGTCTTGGCCTGTTTTCAAGTACGATCTCTACCTATCTAGCTTAAATATTTTAGCATTTTTCACTGTCCTTATTTAGTGATGAATTTGTTTTATTGGCTTTGCAGATGGAGTGGTGGAAGGGAAGATAAGTACTTTGCAAGGATGGGGAAGAATGTACTTTCAGTATACGAGGCAGAAACATTTTCTCTCGTTGACAAAAAATCCTTAAAAGTTGAAAATATAATGGATTTCAGCTGGTCACCAACTGATCCAATCATTTCACTGTTTGTTCCCGAGACGGGAGGTGGGAACCAGCCTGCCAGGGTAAAGTTTTGTTATCCTTGGCTTAATGGTCATGTCATGGGTTTTTCTTCTACTCAATAGTTTTATACTAAATAGTTGTATTTTTATATTAACTAAATTTATGTTCTTTAACGATTTTGTAGGTAAGTCTTGTTTCAATCCCCAGCAAAGAAGAACTCAGACAGAAAAACCTTTTTAGCGTCAGTGACTGCAAGATGTACTGGCAGAGCAATGGGGATTACCTTGCTGTTAATGTGGACCGATATACCAAGACAAAGAAAAGTACTTACACTGGCTTTGAGCTTTTCCGTATTAAGGAACGTGACATACCGATTGAAGTTCTAGAGCTTGAGAATAAGAATGATAAGATCATTGCATTTGCTTGGGAGCCAAAGGGACATAGGTTTGCCGTTATTCACGGCGACAACCCTAAGCCTGATATTAGTATCTATTCTATGCGGACTGCTCAGAACACTGGCCGTGTTTCAAAGCTCACTACTCTGAAAGGAAAGCAGGCAAATGCTTTATTTTGGTCTCCTGCAGGCCGCTTCATTGTATTAGCAGGGTTGAAAGGCTTCAACGGACTGTTGGAGTTTTACAACGTTGATGAACTTGAAACCATGGCTACTACTGATCATTTTATGGCAACCGACGTTGAATGGGATCCAACTGGAAGGTATATTGTTTATCCATACAAATGATGATATTGCTGACTAATGCAGCAGATCATGGATAGATTTGTGCAAAACCAGTTAATTATAATTATCCTAGCACTTAAATGTTTGACCTTTTGTTTTTTTACTGATCGTAAGGTATGTTGCAACTGCTGTGACTTCGGTTCATGAAATGGAAAATGGATTCAATATATGGTCTTTCAATGGCAAACATCTTTATCGGATATTGAAGGATCACTTCTTTCAGGTAACTATAATATCATTTGTACTTAAGCATTGCTTGTCTGTGTATTACAATCGATCAAAGAATTATTTGTTTTATGAACAATGTTTAAATGGTTTTAGTTTTGGACATGGTAATTTTCCATTAGTAAATTGATGTTTAAAAGTATAATTTGTTCTACTGCCTTTTCTCTTCATACTAACCAATCTCAtgtttttttttacctttcaaatTATAGTTCTTATGGAGACCAAGGCCACCACCCTTCTTGACTCCCGAGAAAGAGGAAGAGATTGCAAAGAACTTGAAGAAGTATAGTAAGAAATATGAAGCAGAAGATCAAGATGTTTCGTTGTTGCTGAGTGAGCAGGAGCGCGAGAGGCGTAAGGTCTTGAAAGAAGATTGGGACAAGTGGGTCAATGAGTGGAAGCTGATGCATGAAGAAGAGAGGTTAGAGAGGATGCATCTGAGGGACGGAGAAGCTAGTGACGAGGAAGAGGAATACGAGGCAAAGGACATTGAAGTTGAGGAGGTAGTTGATGTTACCAAAGAGATCATTCAGTTTGAGTATGGTCAGGAGTGATGTAATGCGGTATGTAGCTGAAGTTGGTGGTATTAAACCATTTTATTTATTTGACCAGGCGTTGTAGCTAGTTGGGCAGTGTCTCTGTGTTCATCTTTGTAGACCCAATTTTGTAGTTTTTCCATTCCTTTTTTAGAACCGGATTCcctttttcttcataaaattgaACGTGATAGACAATTTTTGTACCTTTTTTCAGACACAAGTCTGTTAACTTATACCATGCCATCTTAGCACTTTCTAATGCATGAAGAAATTTGTTTTAATACTATTATTGTATTCAAGGAGGTCAATGCTATATTGGACTGTCAATTTTATTTCACTTCCAAttattttccatttgttttcttttgtatTGTGCAAAAGTTATTGTTAACCACCACACCTGTCTGGGCAACAATTAAAAAACCCGTAAGCTATGGGGAAAATTGGACCAGTGTCCCAAACCTGATTTTAAAGTTTTAAGTTTGAACAACAGTTGGTAATTATCACTCATTTTTTTGGGAGTGGTAATGTTTTGTTGACAGTCCGAATCTCTGGTGTCCCTTAGCGGTATCACTCCTATTCATTTGCAGATCCTGCAGAAATAGAACACACTCAAAGAAAATGTGAGGAGTCGTCTCTTCCTTCCCGCACTCTCCTACACACAACATTCCTTTGATCTAACACTCCCTTTTTAACTAAATTATCCCTAGTAGGTATTCTATTATGGAACAATTTCCACACAAAACTAGATATTTTTAGGTGAACCGCCTTATTCCAAACTTTTGACCAATGGTGCTCTACCGATGGTGGATCCTCTGACAATAAGCCCTTATACACTTTTTTTACCGAATAATCACTCTTGTTCTCAACTCCTTCCAAGTCTAATTGTCTTATGTCCTTCCACCACCTTGATGAAACATAGTCTTCATACATTAACTCTGCCCTATTCGCCCCATATGGCCATATCTGTTTAACAACGCAGAGTACcaaataccttttttttttactgttactttccattttcatttttcaGCCAATGCTTTTTTTTTAACACCTAGCCCCCAATCCTCTATTGGTCTACAACTTTGTCCCATTTAACCCAATTAATTTTTCTCTTTTCCTCACACCCCCTCAAAGAAACTGTTTGAATAAAGATTCTAAATTAGATACAATAGATGTCGGAGCCttgaagaaagagagaaagtaaATCAGTAATGCATACAAAACTGATTTTAAGATTACGATCCGACCACCAATGGATAAGTGTTTGTTCTTCCATTTAGACAGCCTAGCTTTTACCGTTCTTATCACCTGGGCCCAAGTGTCCTTCCGATTTGGATCTGCCCCTATTGGTAAATCGAGGTAAATAAAAGGCAGCGATCCAATTGTGCAATTTAAGATGCTGGCAACCTCTTCTATCCAGAATTGAGATATGTTTATCTCAACAATCGAGCTCTTTTGGAAATTTACTTTTAAGCCAAACATTGATTCAAACAGAAGTAACATTGCCTTAATAGTCCGGATGTTGGTCCACCTTTTTTCACTTATGATCAATGTATCGTCTGCATTTTACAAGTGTGAAAATCTATCATCACTTCCCTCAAATTTGTATCTTGAGAATATCCTTAATTCAATTGTCTTTTTCATCAATACATTGAAGCCTTCTGCCCATACTAAGAATAAGAATGGGGAAAGTGGATCTCCTTGTCGAAGCCCACGCCCCATCTTGAACTCTTTCGTGGGGCTTCCGTTAACTAGCACCGAAATTGAGGACGAGCTTATACACTCCCTGATCCATCTTTTCCATTTTTCTTGAAAGCCCATTTTGTCCAACACATACTCTAAGAAGTTCCAATCAACAGAATCATACGCCTTTTAGAAGTGCATCTTAAAAAGGAACACTTCTTTCTAATTTCTCTTGGCCTCATCCAAAATTTCGTTTGCAACAAGAATCCCGTCCGTAATCTGCATGCTCGTTATAAAAGTTGATTGAGTCTCAGAAATGATGTTGTTAATCACTTTTTTCATTCTGTTTGCCAGAACCTTGTCTATCCCCTTGTATATGCATCCTACCAATGCAATTGGTCTATACTAAGACAACTTTGAAGGATTCTTTTTATTTGGTATGAGAACCAAAAAAGAACAATTTGCTCCATTTACAAATCTTCCATTAGAGTGGAATTCTGTCATCATCCTCATAACGTCACCTTTAATGATCTCCCAAAATTCTTTTATAAAACCAGCTTTTCGAGCTATCACATTCCTGAATTGCGTTCCAAACTTCTGTTTCTGAGAACTCTTTCACCAATAATTCATTGTCCATATCATCCACTTGTTTGAAATCTATATTGGCTGGAATAGGTCTCTCCTTCCTTCCCTCAAACAAGTTTCAGAAATGATTGTGAATGCATTTTTTACTTCCCCTGCATCTTTCATCACACTACCATTGACTTCTATTGACACAATTTCGTTGTCTTTCCTTCTTCTATTAATACAACCATGAAAATATTTGGAGTTTTCATCGCCTGCTTTCAACCATCTTACTCGTGATCTTTGACTTTGAATGCTACAATTCAAATTTGACAATCTGTATAATTATGCTAAAGCTTCTCTTTTTTTGTTCCTTTCCTCAATCGTTAGATCTGTTGATTCCACTTTTAGTTCCCACTTATTTAtcacttctttttcatctttAATTTTTCCTTCTAGATTTTGGGTGTGAGACTTGTGCCACTCCTTTAATTTGCCCTTTATCATTTTTAATTTCTCCTTTAACACAAACATGCCCCAACCTTCTACATTCATGCCCTGCTAGTGCTCCTTAACAAAATAATGATACACCGCAACCTTCTTCCAACAATTTAACATACTGAACGGTTTCGGTCCCCACTTTTGAGTTGCGTCACACAATAGAATTGGTCGATGATCTCAGAGTTCTTTGTCTAATGCCCATTGAGAACTTAAAGGCCACGATATACACCACTCTTCCGAAATTAGAAATCTATCTATACGACTCATTGCCGAGCCCCCAGTCCTGGACCAAGTGAACTTACTGCCATTAAGTGGTAAATCTATCAAGTCAGCTCTTGTAATAAAGTTATTAAACTCCTCTGCTTCCCCTCTTCTGATATTTACAACTGAACCCCTCCTTTCTTCATCATTCCTGATTGAGTTAAAGTCTCCAAGCACACAAATTCTTTCTCCATTCTTCTCCCTTACTTTTGAGGATAAGGCGACCCATAATTCACGTTTCTTTCTTCCTTCACAAGGGGCATAAATGTTAGCAATATGAGTTTTCTTTTTATCCGATCCCCATTCTCCTTCGACCCATGCCATATGCTCATTATTCTGAATTTACTGAACTACGAACTCTCTTTTGTCCCAAATTGTCAGAATTCCTCCCGACCTCCCTATAGATGGTTTACTAGCAAAACCGAACTCACTAGTTCCCCACAACATACCACATAAACTATTTTCTACACTTTCCATCTTTGTTTATTGAATACATAGAAGCGATGGCTTATGTTTTCAGATAAGGTTccaaatttcttttttctttgccgcTCCTCCTAAACCCCTGATGTTGTGACTGATAATCTACGGTGACATATCTATTTTAACCCCACTCCAGGATATAACCTATTTGAATTAGGTCGCTCCTGCTCCTCCTTTTACCCCAACATCCAATTCTTACACTaattctccttcttctcctttgtGAATCAAACCTATCTCTTTTCCTAAATCCCAAACGTCTTTTGCCACCTCTATAGCTTCTCCATGTAACAAAACCCAACTATTTCTTTCAGACTCACTACCCAGTAAATTCAAATCAGAAGTAGAAGCTACCTGATTTGGATTACTTTTACGGCACTTGCAACTGCACTTCAGGTTCTCTATTTTCTTCCTCTTCctttctttcctcacaatagatCATACACATTAGTCATTCGTTAATATGATTAAATTGTCAAATAAAATGTTGGTAAATTACACATTAGTGGTTATAAAATACaacaatttatataaatttttaaaatgttaatattaaaatataaattaaaatacaactaCGGGGTATCTAACACATGTTCCTCGTTTGCTTCTTATATTTATTTCCTGAAACTTTCCTCTAACTATGACCTATCTCTCAAT
Encoded proteins:
- the LOC131660710 gene encoding eukaryotic translation initiation factor 3 subunit B-like gives rise to the protein MADVLVMKEIEDKAASLGIDLSTIDLDSIHLPHGEDCGILSDDEEVFQEENLEFDTGFGNIIVVDNTPVVTKEKFAKLEGVIRKIFNQMGVIKDDGFWMPVDPVTEKTVGYCFIEYNTPQEAELAKEKAQGYKLDRSHIFTVSMFDDFDRFMRVPDEWAPPPRKEYAPGENLQQWLTDAKARDQFVIRASSDTEVLWNDARHLKPDPVYKRAFWTESFVQWSPLGTYLATVHRQGAAVWGGATTFNRLMRYAHPQVKLIDFSPGEKYLVTYSSHEPSNPRDANRVIINIFDVRTGKVMRDFKGSADDFAIGGTGGVTGVSWPVFKWSGGREDKYFARMGKNVLSVYEAETFSLVDKKSLKVENIMDFSWSPTDPIISLFVPETGGGNQPARVSLVSIPSKEELRQKNLFSVSDCKMYWQSNGDYLAVNVDRYTKTKKSTYTGFELFRIKERDIPIEVLELENKNDKIIAFAWEPKGHRFAVIHGDNPKPDISIYSMRTAQNTGRVSKLTTLKGKQANALFWSPAGRFIVLAGLKGFNGLLEFYNVDELETMATTDHFMATDVEWDPTGRYVATAVTSVHEMENGFNIWSFNGKHLYRILKDHFFQFLWRPRPPPFLTPEKEEEIAKNLKKYSKKYEAEDQDVSLLLSEQERERRKVLKEDWDKWVNEWKLMHEEERLERMHLRDGEASDEEEEYEAKDIEVEEVVDVTKEIIQFEYGQE